The following DNA comes from Peromyscus leucopus breed LL Stock chromosome 2, UCI_PerLeu_2.1, whole genome shotgun sequence.
cAGGGTCACCAGATTGAGGCTAGCTTAAAAATAGGATAGAgagaatcctcagcctgaagacGGAGCTCCCGTGCCAGTTTCCTCTGGAGGTAATTAGGAGCCAAGGCCCTTCAAAAGGCTAAGTGGTATCTGAGTTCCcctggtggggtggtggtgatatGGTGACATGGGACAGGTAGGATGAAACAGCCTCAGGGTAGATGTTCTCCCCAGATGGATTCCAGCAGGCTGGAGCAGGAACTGCAGTGGATGGAGCTGGTCTGGGAGGAGGCTCCAGCAGACAAGGCAGAGGGACCTCTTACCTCCCAGGTCTGGAGTACTCTGTTCCAGGCAGTGTGGTGGGGTGCTCCCAGCCTGGTGATGCAGCTGCTGAGGCAAGGTGCCAGTGTGGAGGAGAGGTAAGTCTCATGACTAGCTCCAGACTCTTTCTCTGGCTGGGGCTGAACGTCTAGGCGCACTCTGACTTCTTTTGCACCCCAAAGGGATCACACAGGTCGGACTCCGCTCCATCTGGCTGTGATGCGAGGCCACACACCTCTTGTACGCCTACTGTTGCAGCGTGGGTCCCTGGCAGGCGCAGCTGACCATACAGGGCGCACACCGCTGCACCAGGCTGCCTGGCATGGGCACTCGAAAGTGGCGGAACTATTGCTGCGGCGTGGGGCCTCAGCAGTGGCATGCTCTCAAACGGGCCTCACACCCCTGCACTGGGCAGCTGCGCTGGGCCGCACACTACTGGTTACATGCCTTACGGCTGCACCAGGTTCAGGTTCTGCTGTGAAAGACGTAAGAGGTTGGACAGCCGCACACTGGGCAGCGGCATGCGGGCAACTGCCAGTACTAGAGTTGCTTACTGTTGGAGGCAGCGTAGACCTGGACAGCGCCCTGCTGGTGTCAGCGGTAGCTGGAAGTGCATCAGCTTTGCAGCTTCTCCTGGCGCTGGGAGCAAAGGTGGATGCCCTGGACAGCACAGGAACCACTGCACTTGGCCTGGCGGCTGGCCTAGGCCATCACCAAGTAGGTCCAGCCTTCACCTGCAATGACTGTGCCAGAAGCCCAAGGGCTTCGTCCTCTACACTTACTTCCATAAGCTCTATGGGAGGAGAGGAGCAAGGTAGAAAGATGCTGAAGCACAGGCGTGCAGGGTGGAGGGGTTGGAGTTCCTGGTTGGGCCCTCCTTATAAAACTTCCCTACTAAATGGTACCTGGGGAGGTCTCACACCTGGCAATCCCACTTTTTTTCTGGTGGCCCATAGCAATGGATTGGGTGAATAATTAGTTTTTCTGTGAcagcaactcactatgtagccttggctggcctgaagctctctatgtagaccaacttggtcttgaactcacatagatcctccagcctctgctggaggtgctaggattaaaggtgtgggccaccatgcctggcaacagGTATTTatttaagcatttggctggagtTCAAGATCAGTAGAGTCCAGGAGGCACCAGGGGCAACAGCCTTTGCACAGTGTTGAATTTGATCCAAGAATTTGGGGCTGCCTCAGATTCTATCCCATTCATTCCTAACAGAAAAGAGAGGCTTTAGGAATTTTGTTCAGGCAGATGCCAGGCCCAGCTCCTCACCCCTCTGGACCAGGATAACaggctctttctcttttctttccttcctttttcagaATGTTGAGATGCTGCTGGACCATGGGGCAGACCCAAATATCAGGGACAGGAACAACCTCTCTGCACTCCACAGGGCTGCCACTGGTGGATACCTGCCTGTTATACAGCTGCTGGTGGCCAAGGGCATTGAGGTAGATTCTCGAGACTCACTGGGCCTCACACCCCTGCACTATGCTGCTCGGGGAGGCCATGTAGAAGCTGTCAGTTATCTCCTGGACAAGGGTGCACAGGTCAATGCTGCTGGCTGGCTTCACAAGACCCCTCTGCACCTTGCTGTAGAGTGTGGCCACAGTACCACCATAGAGCTTTTGCTGAGCCAAGGAGCCAACTCTACCTTGAGGACACAGTGGGGTGAAATAGCCCAGACCCTATAGGGTGTCTTCCCCAGGCATTGCCTGATTTCCTTAACTAACCAAACTTCGTAGAAACTGCAGAAAGAAAAGTAGAGTTGTACTTCTAACAAAATTAAGAATTTAGAGTTATGGAGCATATCTTTTTGTTAAGATTTGTTCacagggccaggcggtggtggagcacatctctaatccaagcactaggaggcagaggcaggtggatctctgtgagttcaaggccagcctggtttacagaccAAGTTCTAAgatggccagggctgttacacagagaaaccctgtctcaaacaaaatgaaacaaaatcacaacaacaacaaaaagatttgtTCACCAAGACTGCTACCCATTAGGTTATATTCACATATCAAACGGACTGTAATTCTGCCAGGCAGGTAAGACATTCCTGGTTAACAACTACATAAAATAGAACAACACTGGCTTATTTCAAAATAACTGTGATAACAGTTTTGCTATGTAAATCTCCCATTTGTTCAAAATGGCCACACTTACAGTTTCTGGTTCTGTAAAACAAGTTTAAAGATCAAAGTATATCTTAATGCTGTAACCTAAATGAGACTTACAGATGACAGTGTATGTGAAATGTTATAGTTCAAAATCTGTATAAGCTGCAAAGAATTTCTTCTCTTCGAGGGTGGTTTCTCTTTGGGGGTTAGCCAGGAATAATTATTaaaggattgttttttttttcttatttttctctgaatGTCTGGAATAAATTCatgtttgttggtggtggtgtagtTAACCTGCTGCTTCACTAGGAGCCACAGCCTCACTGCCCTGTGCTTCCTTCTGTGAGGATGAGCCTTTTTGGCAAAACAAGACAAGAAGACTCCTGAATCCTCCTTCTAGGCAGAGACCATCTGTCTAGTCAGAGAGAAATCACCTGAGAATTCTTGGAGAAAGAAGATGCTGAGGTGATGGCCTGATCTCTGTCCTCAGGAGTGTAACTTCTCAGCTCTAGCTTCCTTCACATGCTGGTGAGGGTTGAGTCTTGGCAACAGTTTTGATTAAACCCTCATGGTTTCTCTTTTGTTCATCATGGGGACTCCCCTATCAGTGAGTATGggagtccagcccctcgatagtcccctccccgggtgcgggaagaatctacaaccagctgacaattaatctttgatgaaaagaaatgaatctatgtacacaaaactccttagtccatatactttatttttctgagtcagttctctctctacacaacttctattctgctctcatgtctagctcctttcttacTTGATTTCTCCCTACATtaatctgctgtcccctctaagttttttttcccccgagacagggtttctctgtgtagctttgcaagtttcctggaactcactctgtagcccaggctgctaactcacagagatctgcctggctctaccttccaagtgctgggattaaaggcaggtgacaccaccgcctggctcccttctaagttctatcttaattctgcctcatctaggtccttttcatctcgttcttacccagcttgtacttccccatctgactcttcctcatcttccatctcgtccacacgttctctctggtcaaaatcttCCTTATCCCTCTCCGTTTTCTGTCTCTCAGTTCTCAATGTTCCTCCTAAGTcttccaggaatccagttataaactcaagcaatagcaatcccctgttcgagcaaggtcaccaggcttgaattctactggtcataaaggcaggtaagaattttcctcaggcagtgaccaccaggctttcttttacaatccaaaatgggaatggtaaaagaggaggtcaactgagtgctagtGATgggttagtatatcaaaaaggggatctatgtgctcagtctgcattcctagaagtggttaggtaagaagttaggggtctattagtaaggttgtataagaaaggagggtctcaccctaaatcaaaaaagaaataaagctatctgcctgacctaaGAGACAGGTGTTTTTTCGTATGGCCTTgaatgcttgataggtattttagagaaatacactgttaggagttctttgGAAGCAcgcaagaaaattattttaggaaccagctaatatatatacaaaagctaaaatatcaccaagacttcttaagccgtGGCTTGACCTTTGGGGAcatccttgacttttccaagtagtagcttttgtgatagtagctgaattccattatgttttcctgcagcttgcagcactCCCCCTTACCTGCACTGTATGTGGGGGATGTTCTGTTTGTATTTGTCTTCATAgtagtttcttttctcatctctgtgataaaatacttaaaagaagAGGTGTttgctgtggaaatcagtgtatggcagtttctcagaaaattgggaattgatctacctcaagacccagccataccactcttgggcatatatccagggaatgctcaatcataccacaaagatacatgctcagctatgttcatagcagcattattcataatagccagaacctggaaacaacttagatgcccatcaactgaagaatggattaagaaaatgtggtacatatatacaatggagtactactcagcagagaaaaacaatgacatcatgaaatttgcaggcaaatggatggaacttgaaaatatcatcctgagtgaggtaacccagactcagaagaacaaatatagtatgtactcactcagaagtggatactagatataaagcaaaggacaatcagactgcaacccacagatccagggaggtacctagcaggggggaccctaggatgactgtggctcataataagttttggttttacccaatcactgggcaagctttagtgaaacatttcactattaagataataATTTGTACCATATCAAGTTGGTGAaagaatatgctggctgtactttcaggaggggaggctaaaatctttttagattatggattagcctatagaaaaaatgtctgccataaatcaaacagtgaaggggaagatgaataggaatctcatttacacaacttaagtaaagcatagctctctgaacagatgaagataggtttcttctgtatcccagaatctaatcaatatttatatgtataattcagctattatttggcttaaaagggcttattgggaaatgttattatttttattaatttctacagggaaaatattttccagttacaaataactctggacttttgaattataacctgtttttttctatacactaatttttaaaatttatttacttttattttatgtgcattggtgttttgcctgcaggtcagaTCTTTGAgatatagacagttgttagctgccatgtgggtgctgggatttgaatcccggtcctttgggagagcagtcagtgagccatctttccagccccctataacatgtttttatgttcaagctatctgtgtattatttctcctgaagttgtacataaaatgtttttacattttaaaaaaggacaaatactatagaattgtattacatgaaatatataggatatacaaattcatagagatagaaagattagacattatctcaagatggaggaaaaaggaatatagaacaatgatttcctaagtacagagtttctgttttgtgtgatggaaaaatcccacaaactgacagtagtatcaggacataatatcacgaatgtaataaatcaatacaattaatgtaattaatgaatatcataaatatagttattgaataaatactgtgaatgtaatcaatgaataccacaaatgtaattaatatcatgagtgtaattaatgaatatcatgagtgtaattatattatatatataattcaagatatataaatatcttgaatgtaattcatgccactgaattgtgaacttaaaaatggttgcAATtacaaatattatgttcatttaaaaaaataatgtggaatataatcaccatacattatatgtgtgtatgaaattgaagacagcgatgttctaaaatagaaagtggtgatggtgtcatgggcctatgaggatgctggactaacttctatcaaattgtgcaaacaggcaaattgtatactatatgaattatttgtcaataaagatttcataaaatgtaaaaaaaaaaatgcccaaacaaaacaatatgagacaaaaaaaatctcccaaaattcatttgaatttgttttctattgtccATCTACTGCTCGGTATGGGGGCCTGCCCTTGAAGTATGGTTTGTATAGAAGTGAGACCCCcgtgaaaaaattaatttttcctttggaagCAGTTGTTAATTGGAGATAGCTTGCTGGTTGGGATGGGGGCTCATGTCTACTTCCCCATCTCAGCACTGAGATCTGACagacatttactttttttttttttctttttggtttttcgagacagggtttctctgtgtagctttgtgcctttcctggaactcacttggtaccacaggctggccttgaactcacagagatccgcctgcctctgcctcccgagtgctgggattaaaggcgtgggccaccaccgcccagccagacatttacttttattcatgcatttattttgtttttttttgagataaactCATTCTATGTAGCCCTAGATATCTTAGATTTATAGAACAGGCTACAGATCTCTGAGATCTGagtatttctgcctcccaagagctgggattaaaggagtatgccaccatgccttttattattttttaattatttattttgtatgtattttgcctacatgtatgtgctgtacccagagtcccccaaagaccaccagaTGCACCAGTagtatgtatgtgaaccacatgtgtgtctggtacccaggAAGTTAGGAGGTGTTTTGAAGgacctagaactgaagttacagatgcttgtAGGCTGACATgtggtgctggtaactgaacatTAGTCCTTTGAATTAGCAACAAGTACCTTTAAcactgagtcctctctcctgccctcagacatttattttaagaccagtgagatggctcactgggtaaagacacttgataccaagcctgacaacctacaTAAACCCCAGAATCCACTCGGTGGGAGAGAACCCCGAagaagttgccctctgatctctacatgctgtggcatgctcATATGTGCTCATCCAcatgaaatctctctctctctctctctctctctatatatatatatatatatatatatatagagagagagagagaggggggggagtaGAGAGAGACtgaattaagggctggagagatacttAGCAGGTTAAGAacctgagaactgaacttgtTCCCTGGGACCCTCATGgtaggaaagaaccaactccctctGGGAAGttgtatgtgagaaaaaaattttttcaagcATAGCCAGCCTAACAAGAGCCCATATTCCTGaacctccctctttcccttttggGTGATTAACCAATGTTGTCAGATTGTGAAGCCAAGCTCCCACCAACAGGATGAAAAGCAATCACCACCTACATCAGGGATAAAGGAGGCCATTTTGGCAAGGATTAAGTGTTTTCACTAGCTAGGTTCAGGTTCTAGTGCATCCTTTTTGCAAAAGGAAATCATCTTGCCAAATTACTTTCCCTTTGCCTGTTCCTTTCTCTAACACTTGAGATAATTTTTTTcccactctgacctccacatgccccctcaaaacaaataaatacacacattgattttttgtttgttttagttttttttctttttctttttcttttttttttttttttttttgatttttcgagacagggtttctctgtgtagctttgcgcttttcctgggactcacttggtagcccaggctggcctcgaactcacagagatccgcctgcctctgcctcccgagtgctgggattaaaggcgtgggccaccacagcccggcttgtttgttttagtttttgaggcttggttttcctgcttctgcctcttgagtacttgGGACACCATCACATGAGGCTAGCTGTCAGTTTCTTGAGtcacacagaccctgtctcacgATTGTAAAGAATGGGAAGCAAGGACTGTGAAGGACAAGCAAGCAAAGTTTATTTCGAAATAGAGAGAAGCAGCACCCAGTAGAAGTGTGGGGGTGTCTCAAAAATGAGCTGCCTTAATTTGAATGTGTATGTGGATGTTCAAGTAAGACCCTGAAAAGTTCTAAGAGAATCAGAGaatccagaaataaaaagaacaaaaattggTAGTCAACTTCTTGGTAAGTCAGTCAGAGCTTTACTCAGTAAAGCTGATGAGTAAACTCAACGCTACTGTTCTTAGAGTTGACTAATGTTGACTCTAAATCTCGTCCCACTTGGATCCCCAGCTTGGCCTTCATCTCCTTAGAGCTTGGTTCTTTTCTCTACCACACTGGACTCTGGGAGCTCAACACTCCATCCCCCGGAACTTAGCTTTCCATACCCACAGGAGGTTAGTCTTCAACCCCTGGGCAAATCTTCTTCCGGACAGTAGATACTTTTGCTCATCTGGGCGGCGACTCAAGACTAGCTGCTTTAGCTGGGACGTGGTAGtccacgcttttaatcccagcactcgggaggcagagacagacaaatctctgtgagttcgaggtcagccttgtTCTACAAAGAGAGCTCCAGGTCACACTGTcacactgttacacagagaaaccctgtctcgaaagaacaaaaacaaaacaaaaccagactagCTGCAGTTAGAATGGCGCTGCCTTGATTTAATTTCTGTCACTTTCATTTAGGGACAACTAACTGATGCCTACACAAGAGCAGACCACCGAGGCTCTTTGGTCGTTTCTGGAAGTCTGATTTCAGTCCGCAACtgccctctctgtctccttgatCATCAGTCCCGCAGCCTTGGTCCTTTCAGTCCATGACATCAGCTCTATACACCTGGTCTCTTCCGCCTGCTTCATCTGCTTGCGGACGGACACGCACAACGGAACTCAGAGAGCGAGCCCAGAGGCGTCCCGGAAGACTGTGTGCGCACACAACCGGCCTGGCCGGCCTCTCCGACCGTTGACCCGGAAATGCTTATGGCAGCCCCTCCGATCTCTGGAGCACACGATGGTATTCCTTACGACGCGGCTCTGGCTACGGAACCGCCTCACGGACCGCTATTGTCGGGTTCGGGAGGTGTTGAAACATGCTCAGGTGAGTGCGCGTGCCGGGATCGGGGCACGGGCAAGGTGGTGCGCTGCCATCCGGacacccttcttcctttttcttcgcCCAGCATTTTAGGGGAAGGAAGAACCGCTGCTACCGACTGGCAGTCAGAGCGGTGACCAGAGCTTTCGTTAAGTGTACGCAGGCCCGCAGACTGAAGAAGAGGAACCTGAGGACCGTAAGCGCCGCCCCTGGGAGCCCCATCCCGACCCCCAAGCTTGTCCTTCATCTCCCCTAGAGCTCGGCCCTCCTCCACACCCGGCTTCGGGAGCTCAGCCTCCCATCTCCCCGGAGCTTGGCCTTCATCCCCTGGGAATTGTCCTCACCTCCTTGGACAGAAGCTGTGTGAAGGGTGAAAGGACCGGTATCAGCACACGACACCCCTAGACCAAGttttcagcacaaaggagatttatttgtaCCATAGGGAAAAAGACAGGAGCTGGAGGacgggagaaggggaaaggggcCCCGGAGAGTGGGGAGGGATAGTTATCCCGTAGGGACGAAGGACTGACTCTGGATCGAGAGGAAACAGACTTaccccataggcaaatggcagtttataaaggtattAGAGGAAGCCTCGTGTTAGGATGgggtgtttcattttttttttttttttttggtttttcgagacagggtttctctgtgtagctttgcgctttctggaactcacttggtagcccaggctggcctcgaactcacagagatccgcctgcctctgcctcccgagtgctgggattaaaggcgtgcgccaccaccgcccggctcggggtgtttcattttaattgaacAGGTTAATAAGGGCATCCACAGGGGGCTTTTTGCTAGACTTCAATACTTGGATAGCTGgtccttggtagtcagcctcaagaGGAGGACATGGCGAAATaagggctagctttaggaatgtaatatAACGGTTtttagcaaggaagagggaatagtggaagggcaaggcctgctaGAGCAACGTTTGTTATGATTGGGCCTACTAGAGTCACTTCAAAGTTAgtttttttgtcttcttcctcGTTTGAGAGCTGTACTTAGGGGCCTGGATTGTAGCTCTTATAAGTACCTATGAGCTGAGTCAACAGGGACATATGAAAGGTCATTTCTGACCTTCAGAGTCAGAAAGTGTTCCCTAAAGGCCGGAGAGATCATCCCAGTTCTGTTCATAATACCCACATTAGGCAACCCTCAACTGCCCATACTTCTAGCTGCAGGGGATCTGCCtcctggtctccaagggcacacacacacacacacacacacacacacacacacacacacatttttcacaAATGacatacccatatatatatacaaataaaaaaaaaaaaattaaaggacccCCTAACCTGAATGTGGGTACATCACGATGGCTGTGTTCACAGTCTGACAGTGTTGATTTGGGTTCCTGTTCTGTTCTCAGCTGCACCTGCCTTTGGGGTAGGGTGGTATTGCTCTAGGACCTGGTGATTTGTTCAGGTCCAAATGTGCTACAGTGTTGTAAACACATGGgagttaatcccagcactgggaggcagaggcaggcggatctctgtgagttcgaggccagcctgggttacagagtgagttccaggacaggctccaaagctacacagagaaaccctgtcttgaaaaacaaaacaaaacaacaacaacaaaaaaaaaaaaaagaagaagaagaaagaaaagtgagcaTTTGCTGCCGTGGTGGACATTCTCAGGGCCTGGGACAGTACTGGTCACCCTGGGATTTGTTAGAAATGCACATTTTAAAGGTCCTACTTTGAACCTGCTAAATCAGACTCTAGAAGGAGGACCCAACAATTTGTGTAAACAAACCCCCAGGGATGCAGGTTGAAACTTGAGAACTTTCAGAACTActgtacctttaaaaaaaaaaaaaagtgcttaaaAGATCGCTCTCATTCTACAaaacaaccagccaaccaacccaTTGATGTCTAATGTGTAAGAACAGACACGCACACCAGGTATTCTGAAGTTATACTACCATTGCTCTTCTCTTTGATTCATACTCCTAGATTCTTGTGTCTTTCCAGATAGATGGTATTTGCCTGTGCCTGGTTTAGACCCTACTAATCCAATCAGCCAGATCCTTCAAGGATCCTCTCTCCCTTCATACAGTTTGCTGTGTTCCTATGTCTGCCACAGAATCTCAATCTTTGTTTTGGTACATACACATAGTTTACAGTGGGTGACTTCCTTGCTTGTCTGTTTTtgagggggagaaagggaaggcgGTACTTGGGATTGAGTGAACCTTGAACATGCTCGGCATGGGTTTTCTGTGCGTACATGTACTCATGCTTATGCACAGATGTAGGTTAGAGAGTAActgtcaggagtcagttcttgccttccacctcgTAGCAAGATCTGCCTCACTGTTTCCGCTATACCCTGCTGGCCTATGATTTTATGGCTTAGCCACaggagtgttaggattatagatgtATGCTACTACatctattcccccccccccaggaccaaacccagggcctagcaagcgctctaccactgagctaaattcccaaacCGTACATCTAGCTTTTTTTACTTGAATTCcaaggattgagctcaggtcatcaggattgtaCAGTAATATGAACCATCTCTGTGGCCTATGAATTTCTGACCTCTATCCCCAGCCAgtgtcatgtgcatgtgtggtgtgtagaGGTCAGCTTCAAGTCcttcctcagaagccatccaccaggctggacttgaactcactctatgaCCCAGGTTTGCAATGATGCCCTAGGTATTCCGggagctaggattataggcctatGCTACCAGACCTAgtcttgtctgtctgcctgtctttattgttttttgtttgctttgttttgtttgtaagatAGAATCTTGCCATATAGCCCTGCTtaccctgaaactcactctatagaccaggctggtctcaaacttgagttgttctcctggctttgcctcctaagtactgaaaTTTCAGGCATGAGTATCACCCTTGCttgtcatttttaaaggaaatttctgtttttctttttttttcttttaagacaaggtttctctataaaccagactgtcctggaatttgatctgtagaccaggctggcttctaactcgtatgcctctgcctctgcctcctgaatgctgggattaaaggctgtaccaccaccaccaccaccatcttttttttaaagatttatttatttattatgtatacagaagaaggtgccagatctcattaaagatggctgtgagccaccatgtgggtgctggtaattgaactcaggacctctggaagagcagtcgggctcttaacctctgagccatctctccagccctttttttttttttttttttgtaattttttttttttttttttttttttttttttttttttttttttttttttttttttttttttttcgagacaggtttctctgttagctttgcgtTTTGAGCTATTGTACAGGTGTCTAGGATGTGGTTGTGAGTGTGATTAAACGTGCCCACCCCCtgtaacattttgttttgttgagacagggtcccactgtgtagctctggctgttgtggaacttactaggtagaccaggctggtcttatcccaaagatctgtctggctctgccttctgaggcttcTACCACCAGGACTATCTATGTGCATTGCCTTTTTGTGACAGTGTCTCAaaatgtaacctaggctggctctctctctcttgattatCTTGCTTTTTCCTATGGAGTGCTGCCTGCTTGTAATTCAGAG
Coding sequences within:
- the Ankrd65 gene encoding ankyrin repeat domain-containing protein 65 isoform X2, with amino-acid sequence MDSSRLEQELQWMELVWEEAPADKAEGPLTSQVWSTLFQAVWWGAPSLVMQLLRQGASVEERDHTGRTPLHLAVMRGHTPLVRLLLQRGSLAGAADHTGRTPLHQAAWHGHSKVAELLLRRGASAVACSQTGLTPLHWAAALGRTLLVTCLTAAPGSGSAVKDVRGWTAAHWAAACGQLPVLELLTVGGSVDLDSALLVSAVAGSASALQLLLALGAKVDALDSTGTTALGLAAGLGHHQVGPAFTCNDCARSPRASSSTLTSISSMGGEEQGRKMLKHRRAGWRGWSSWLGPPYKTSLLNGTWGGLTPGNPTFFLVAHSNGLGE
- the Ankrd65 gene encoding ankyrin repeat domain-containing protein 65 isoform X1, coding for MDSSRLEQELQWMELVWEEAPADKAEGPLTSQVWSTLFQAVWWGAPSLVMQLLRQGASVEERDHTGRTPLHLAVMRGHTPLVRLLLQRGSLAGAADHTGRTPLHQAAWHGHSKVAELLLRRGASAVACSQTGLTPLHWAAALGRTLLVTCLTAAPGSGSAVKDVRGWTAAHWAAACGQLPVLELLTVGGSVDLDSALLVSAVAGSASALQLLLALGAKVDALDSTGTTALGLAAGLGHHQNVEMLLDHGADPNIRDRNNLSALHRAATGGYLPVIQLLVAKGIEVDSRDSLGLTPLHYAARGGHVEAVSYLLDKGAQVNAAGWLHKTPLHLAVECGHSTTIELLLSQGANSTLRTQWGEIAQTL
- the Mrpl20 gene encoding 39S ribosomal protein L20, mitochondrial isoform X2; translation: MVFLTTRLWLRNRLTDRYCRVREVLKHAQHFRGRKNRCYRLAVRAVTRAFVKCTQARRLKKRNLRTLWTNRITAASQEHGLQYPAFIVNLIKIHPTAVAEPEEELEGLRTKGSGLNRAVMLCV